From a single Bacillus pumilus genomic region:
- the yhaM gene encoding 3'-5' exoribonuclease YhaM — MAKGIMTYDVGEQVDLHLLIKSSTKGIASNGKPFLTLILQDQSGDIEAKLWDAKQNDEQTYAAQTIVKVVGDIHHYRGRNQLKLRNIRPVAENEQIRIDDFLETAPIPKHDMMDTIMQYIFDMKNPNIQRVTRHLLKKYGQEFADYPAATKNHHEFVSGLAYHVVSMLHLAKSIVDLYPSLDRDLLYSGIILHDLGKVKELSGPVSTTYTVEGNLIGHISIMVTEIAKAAEELGIDTEEILILQHLVLSHHGKGEWGSPKPPMVKEAEILHYIDNLDAKMNMMDRALEHVKPGEYTERIFALENRSFYKPTFHHE, encoded by the coding sequence ATGGCTAAAGGGATCATGACCTATGATGTCGGCGAACAAGTTGACCTGCATTTATTAATTAAATCATCTACTAAAGGGATAGCGAGTAATGGCAAACCATTTTTAACGTTAATTCTTCAAGATCAAAGTGGAGATATTGAGGCGAAACTATGGGATGCGAAGCAGAATGATGAACAAACCTATGCCGCACAAACCATTGTGAAGGTAGTAGGCGATATTCATCATTATCGCGGGAGGAATCAGCTGAAACTTAGGAATATACGCCCTGTTGCTGAAAATGAGCAAATTCGAATTGATGATTTTCTCGAAACAGCTCCTATTCCAAAACACGATATGATGGATACGATTATGCAATATATCTTTGATATGAAAAACCCTAACATACAGCGTGTCACAAGACATTTGCTGAAAAAATATGGACAGGAATTCGCTGATTATCCAGCAGCAACAAAAAATCACCACGAATTTGTCTCTGGTCTTGCCTATCACGTGGTGTCTATGCTGCATTTGGCTAAATCGATTGTTGATCTATATCCATCACTAGATCGAGATCTTTTATATTCAGGCATCATCCTTCATGATTTAGGAAAAGTAAAAGAGCTTTCGGGCCCAGTTTCCACCACTTATACGGTGGAAGGGAACTTAATTGGCCATATCTCCATTATGGTGACAGAAATTGCGAAAGCTGCTGAAGAGCTTGGCATTGATACAGAAGAAATCCTAATTTTACAGCACTTAGTACTCAGTCATCACGGAAAAGGAGAGTGGGGCAGCCCGAAACCGCCAATGGTGAAGGAAGCTGAAATTCTCCACTATATTGATAATTTAGATGCGAAGATGAACATGATGGATCGTGCGCTCGAGCATGTGAAGCCGGGAGAATATACAGAACGCATTTTTGCGCTAGAGAATCGTTCGTTTTATAAACCAACCTTTCATCACGAGTAA
- a CDS encoding YhaI family protein — protein MSIEERLSQLEYYMELLLTVTDMSRYPYYALLIRQRVSKEEAGEINRICAELSEEMDKQKAQGYVMFDDLLALFAGQLIEKLDVHETIFALNDQGLFQPLMNEFIKIIKQFDLL, from the coding sequence ATGAGTATTGAGGAACGATTGAGCCAGCTCGAATATTATATGGAACTTTTGCTGACGGTGACCGATATGAGCCGTTATCCATATTATGCATTATTGATCAGGCAGCGGGTATCGAAAGAAGAGGCAGGGGAAATTAACCGTATTTGTGCTGAGCTTTCGGAGGAAATGGACAAGCAAAAAGCACAAGGCTACGTCATGTTTGACGATCTCCTTGCGCTTTTTGCAGGACAGTTAATTGAAAAGCTAGATGTCCATGAGACGATATTTGCTTTGAATGATCAAGGGCTGTTTCAGCCGTTAATGAATGAATTTATAAAGATCATTAAACAATTTGATTTGCTTTAG
- a CDS encoding YtxH domain-containing protein, whose protein sequence is MASGRSLLTGLFVGGLLGGAAVLLTTPSSGRDVRGKMKDGYDKFEDTLTRLKRDGQALKEQIVETAKESAEVIKEVGTELQTSIQQWREEIKPHQQDLQKEIQEIEEKLKQLEKTLQN, encoded by the coding sequence ATGGCTAGTGGACGTTCTTTATTAACAGGGTTATTTGTAGGCGGTCTCCTCGGAGGTGCGGCGGTGCTCCTGACGACTCCCTCTTCCGGCAGAGATGTGCGCGGAAAGATGAAAGACGGCTATGACAAATTCGAAGATACGCTGACAAGATTAAAAAGAGATGGACAAGCTTTAAAAGAGCAAATTGTGGAAACAGCAAAAGAAAGTGCAGAGGTTATTAAAGAAGTCGGAACTGAGTTGCAAACATCGATTCAGCAATGGCGAGAGGAAATTAAACCTCATCAGCAGGACTTGCAAAAGGAAATTCAAGAAATTGAGGAAAAGCTCAAACAACTGGAGAAAACCTTACAAAACTAA
- a CDS encoding peptidylprolyl isomerase, with amino-acid sequence MKKMALAAVTAVSVLTLGACSSGDKDVIATTKSGDVTKEELYSTLKKQAGGDALNLLVQQKVLADKYKVSDKEIDKKLEEYKKTLGEDRLKQLQDEFGKDYIKDQVKYELLTQKAAKANIKITDKEVKAYYDDLKGKIRASHILVADKKTADEVEKKLDKGEKWDALVSEYSTDTASAAQGGDVGWFAKEGQMDENFSKAAFKLKVNEISKPVKSQFGYHIIKKTEERGKYDDMKADLKKELLNQKQADTNEIQTILNKLVKDADVKVKDKELENTFKEKSQQPAQNQQGQ; translated from the coding sequence ATGAAAAAAATGGCTTTAGCAGCTGTAACAGCAGTTAGTGTATTAACTCTTGGCGCTTGCAGTAGCGGTGATAAAGATGTCATCGCAACAACAAAATCAGGAGATGTCACAAAAGAAGAGCTTTATTCAACTCTTAAAAAACAAGCAGGTGGAGATGCGCTAAACCTACTTGTTCAACAAAAGGTTCTTGCTGACAAATACAAAGTATCTGATAAAGAAATTGATAAGAAATTGGAAGAATATAAAAAGACACTTGGTGAAGATCGTTTAAAACAACTTCAAGATGAATTCGGAAAAGATTACATCAAAGATCAAGTGAAATATGAGCTGCTGACTCAAAAGGCTGCCAAAGCTAACATCAAAATCACTGACAAAGAAGTAAAAGCGTATTACGATGACCTAAAAGGAAAAATCCGTGCAAGCCACATTTTAGTAGCTGATAAGAAAACAGCTGACGAAGTGGAAAAGAAATTAGATAAAGGTGAAAAATGGGATGCCCTTGTATCTGAATATTCAACTGACACCGCTTCAGCAGCACAAGGCGGCGATGTAGGCTGGTTCGCAAAAGAAGGTCAAATGGACGAGAACTTCAGTAAAGCGGCTTTCAAACTAAAAGTAAATGAAATCAGCAAACCAGTGAAATCACAATTCGGCTACCATATCATTAAAAAGACCGAAGAACGCGGTAAATATGATGACATGAAAGCAGACTTGAAAAAGGAACTGCTTAATCAAAAGCAAGCAGACACAAATGAAATCCAAACCATCCTAAACAAATTGGTTAAAGATGCTGATGTGAAGGTAAAAGACAAAGAACTTGAAAACACGTTCAAAGAAAAATCTCAACAACCAGCACAAAATCAACAAGGCCAATAA
- a CDS encoding sporulation YhaL family protein, which yields MLFFPWWVYACIIGIIFCAYKLMTTAKEEQEIDQSFIEKEGEIFIERMEQEKERRRQDQQMKRSQDTANHEDHSIA from the coding sequence ATGTTGTTTTTTCCGTGGTGGGTGTATGCATGTATCATTGGCATTATTTTCTGTGCGTATAAATTAATGACAACAGCCAAAGAGGAGCAAGAAATTGATCAATCCTTTATTGAAAAGGAAGGAGAAATTTTTATCGAGCGAATGGAACAGGAAAAAGAGCGTAGACGACAGGATCAGCAAATGAAAAGATCCCAGGATACGGCGAATCATGAAGATCACTCGATTGCTTAA
- a CDS encoding tryptophan transporter, producing the protein MKTKELVIMSLLAAMGAVLHTIFPPIFFGMKPDMMLVMMFLSIILFPKVQHVVVIGLVTGAISALTTGFPGGQIPNMIDKPVTAFIFLALFLSCLKIKNKVVLTAVLTAIGTIVSGVIFLSAALLITGLPAALPALLVGVVLPAAVINTIAMVFVFPIAQSILKRARMIEIA; encoded by the coding sequence ATGAAAACAAAAGAATTAGTCATTATGTCATTGCTTGCAGCAATGGGAGCTGTTTTGCATACGATTTTCCCGCCCATCTTTTTCGGAATGAAACCTGATATGATGCTGGTCATGATGTTTTTAAGCATCATTCTTTTCCCTAAGGTACAGCATGTAGTGGTGATTGGCCTCGTAACAGGCGCCATTTCTGCATTAACGACGGGTTTCCCAGGCGGACAAATTCCAAATATGATTGATAAACCAGTGACAGCCTTTATCTTCCTAGCCCTTTTCTTATCATGCTTGAAGATAAAGAACAAAGTGGTGCTGACCGCTGTGTTAACTGCTATCGGAACCATCGTATCCGGCGTGATTTTCCTATCTGCCGCTTTACTGATCACTGGACTGCCAGCTGCATTACCGGCACTTCTTGTGGGCGTTGTCCTGCCAGCAGCCGTGATTAATACCATTGCTATGGTATTTGTCTTCCCAATTGCTCAGTCCATTTTGAAGCGTGCAAGAATGATAGAAATTGCTTAA
- the serC gene encoding 3-phosphoserine/phosphohydroxythreonine transaminase, translating to MKRTTNFNAGPAALPLEVLEKAQEELVDFKQTGMSVMELSHRSGEYEEVHNKAKALLVELMDIPEDYEVLFLQGGASLQFAMIPMNFLHEGETAHFIQTGAWSEKALSEAKGFGETSVFASSKDDNYSYIPDVDASALTDGAYLHITSNNTIFGTQWKSFPDTSLPLIADMSSDILSKKIDVSQFDFIYAGAQKNLGPSGITIVIARKRLLEKEKSSTPNILKYSTHAKANSLYHTPPTFAIYMLSLVLEHVKQAGGVEAAEKRNEQKAGILYDTIDQSGGFYKGHARSDSRSHMNITFTLRDDALTASFVEKAKQEKMVGLAGHRSVGGCRASIYNAVSIEDCQKLADFMKKFQQENE from the coding sequence ATGAAGCGAACGACGAATTTTAATGCTGGTCCGGCGGCACTGCCGCTAGAAGTGCTTGAAAAGGCACAGGAAGAACTTGTTGATTTTAAACAAACTGGAATGTCTGTGATGGAGCTGTCTCATCGCAGCGGTGAATATGAAGAAGTCCACAATAAGGCAAAAGCACTGTTGGTGGAACTGATGGACATTCCTGAAGATTATGAAGTCCTCTTTTTACAGGGCGGAGCTAGTCTTCAATTTGCGATGATTCCTATGAACTTTTTACATGAAGGCGAAACGGCTCATTTCATTCAAACAGGCGCTTGGTCAGAAAAAGCATTATCAGAAGCAAAAGGGTTTGGTGAAACATCTGTTTTCGCTTCAAGTAAGGACGACAACTACTCGTATATTCCAGATGTAGATGCATCCGCTTTAACAGATGGTGCTTACTTACACATCACATCAAACAATACGATCTTCGGCACTCAGTGGAAATCGTTCCCAGACACATCATTACCGCTCATTGCGGATATGTCCAGTGATATTCTCAGCAAAAAAATCGACGTTTCTCAATTTGATTTCATTTATGCTGGGGCACAAAAGAACTTAGGACCTTCTGGTATCACGATTGTGATCGCGCGCAAACGTTTATTAGAGAAAGAGAAAAGTAGTACACCGAACATACTAAAATATTCAACACACGCAAAAGCCAACTCTCTTTATCACACACCACCGACTTTTGCGATTTATATGCTGTCTCTTGTCCTTGAGCATGTGAAGCAGGCTGGCGGCGTAGAAGCAGCGGAAAAACGAAATGAACAAAAAGCAGGCATTCTCTATGATACAATTGATCAAAGCGGCGGTTTTTACAAAGGACATGCACGTTCTGACAGCCGTTCGCATATGAATATCACATTTACTCTTCGTGATGATGCACTCACCGCTTCCTTTGTAGAGAAAGCCAAGCAGGAGAAAATGGTGGGACTTGCCGGCCACCGTTCTGTCGGTGGATGTAGAGCATCTATTTACAATGCCGTATCGATTGAAGACTGCCAAAAGCTTGCAGACTTTATGAAAAAGTTCCAGCAAGAAAATGAGTAA
- a CDS encoding HTH-type transcriptional regulator Hpr yields MNHSEQPFDVKEALLFSQRMAQLSKALWKSIEKDWQQWIKPYNLNINEHHILWIAYQLKGASISEIAKFGVMHVSTAFNFSKKLEERGFLKFSKKLNDKRNTYIELTPKGEETFHKLLEDFDPARTGIVKGAQPLHDIYGKFPEILEMMCIIRNVYGEDFMEIFEKSFSNIEKGFLNERGKVTKKPEELEDSAEAEKSAKANQIV; encoded by the coding sequence ATGAATCATTCGGAACAGCCTTTCGATGTAAAAGAAGCACTTTTATTCAGTCAAAGAATGGCCCAATTGAGCAAAGCTCTTTGGAAATCCATTGAAAAAGACTGGCAGCAGTGGATCAAACCGTATAACCTAAATATCAACGAACATCATATTTTGTGGATTGCGTATCAATTAAAAGGAGCTTCAATATCAGAAATTGCAAAGTTTGGCGTCATGCATGTATCAACGGCGTTTAACTTCTCCAAGAAACTGGAGGAACGAGGATTTTTAAAATTTTCTAAAAAGTTAAACGATAAACGCAATACGTATATTGAACTAACGCCAAAAGGCGAAGAGACATTCCATAAACTACTCGAAGATTTCGACCCGGCACGAACTGGTATTGTCAAAGGCGCTCAGCCGCTCCATGACATTTACGGAAAGTTCCCTGAGATTTTAGAAATGATGTGTATTATCCGAAACGTTTATGGTGAGGATTTCATGGAGATTTTTGAGAAATCGTTTTCAAACATTGAAAAGGGCTTTTTGAATGAGCGAGGAAAGGTCACGAAAAAGCCTGAGGAACTTGAGGACTCAGCTGAGGCAGAAAAATCGGCTAAAGCAAATCAAATTGTTTAA
- a CDS encoding HIT family protein produces the protein MSDCIFCKIIDGDIPCAKVYEDEHVLAFLDISQVTKGHTLVIPKIHKENIYEMTPEVSNHYFQAIPKIARAIKQEFEPIGLNLLNNNGEKAGQSVFHYHMHIIPRYGKGDGFGAVWKSHQDQYTAEDLKDISSAINARLTSS, from the coding sequence GTGAGCGATTGTATATTTTGCAAGATCATTGATGGAGACATTCCATGTGCAAAAGTATATGAAGACGAGCATGTATTGGCTTTTCTTGATATTAGCCAAGTAACAAAAGGACATACCCTTGTAATCCCGAAAATACATAAAGAGAACATTTACGAAATGACGCCAGAAGTGTCTAATCACTACTTCCAAGCAATTCCGAAAATTGCGAGGGCGATCAAACAAGAATTTGAACCAATTGGGTTAAACCTTTTGAACAACAACGGTGAAAAAGCCGGACAATCTGTGTTCCACTACCATATGCATATCATTCCGCGTTACGGCAAAGGCGATGGCTTTGGTGCTGTATGGAAATCACATCAAGATCAATACACGGCAGAAGATTTAAAAGACATCTCTTCCGCTATCAACGCACGTCTTACCTCATCTTAA
- a CDS encoding YjcZ family sporulation protein yields the protein MGGEVFAGGFALVVVLFILLIIIGASWIC from the coding sequence ATGGGAGGAGAAGTCTTTGCTGGCGGTTTTGCACTAGTCGTCGTGTTATTCATCTTATTGATCATTATCGGTGCATCTTGGATTTGCTAA
- a CDS encoding YjcZ family sporulation protein: MGAGYSNGFALLVVLFILLIIVGAAYLY; encoded by the coding sequence ATGGGAGCAGGATATTCTAATGGATTTGCTTTATTGGTCGTGCTATTCATTTTGCTGATCATCGTTGGTGCAGCATATCTTTACTAA
- a CDS encoding ABC transporter ATP-binding protein, with protein sequence MSLLTVKDVTGGYTKNPVLKNISFELERNQIVGLIGLNGAGKSTTIRHIIGLMKPHKGVIELNGRTLQDDQEAYRSQFTFIPETPVLYEELTLKEHLELTAMAYGLSKEQLDERLPSLLKEFRMEKRLKWFPAHFSKGMKQKVMIMCAFLVEPELYIIDEPFLGLDPLAINALLERMNAAKENGASVLMSTHILATAERYCDSFIILHEGEIRAKGTLTELREQFDMRDATLDDLYLELTKEESYE encoded by the coding sequence ATGTCCCTTCTCACTGTAAAAGATGTAACGGGTGGATATACGAAGAATCCCGTTCTAAAAAATATTTCATTTGAATTAGAAAGAAATCAAATTGTCGGTCTCATTGGCTTAAATGGGGCGGGGAAAAGCACAACCATTCGTCATATCATCGGACTGATGAAACCGCATAAAGGTGTCATTGAATTGAATGGACGAACCCTTCAAGATGATCAGGAGGCGTATCGTTCGCAATTTACGTTTATCCCAGAAACTCCTGTTTTATATGAAGAATTAACCTTAAAAGAGCATTTAGAGCTGACAGCGATGGCTTACGGCCTGTCAAAGGAACAGTTAGATGAACGTCTGCCATCATTGCTGAAAGAATTTCGAATGGAGAAACGGCTGAAATGGTTCCCAGCTCATTTTTCAAAAGGAATGAAGCAGAAGGTGATGATTATGTGTGCATTCCTTGTGGAACCAGAACTGTATATCATCGATGAACCGTTTTTAGGTCTTGATCCTCTTGCCATCAATGCACTGCTTGAACGGATGAATGCTGCGAAGGAAAACGGCGCTAGTGTCCTCATGTCAACGCATATTTTGGCGACAGCTGAACGCTATTGTGATTCCTTTATTATTTTGCACGAAGGGGAAATCAGAGCGAAAGGAACCCTGACAGAGCTGAGAGAACAGTTCGATATGAGAGATGCGACACTCGATGATCTTTATTTGGAATTAACAAAGGAAGAAAGCTATGAGTAA
- a CDS encoding ATP-binding protein has product MKIRSLHIAHFGKFSNRTFHFSDDGFQLVYGLNESGKTTLKAFIESMLFGFSKNKVYKTKQGTFYGGSLTCHDDELGVIHIERTSDRGGQAQVFLQNGEVKDEAFLRTLLKGTDHRLYESIYSFDVFGLQNVQALNQDQIGEFLLFSSLFGSDAATKMDSRLLKQQEQLFKPNGRKPELNQQLDRLKELTGQLKQAKLVEGGYTEKKQEQSELSETIEKLQHEMKNAEGHIQKLTESIRVYPMIEKKVELKKELARYPDRVKRFRAETEHELDKLESHLHPKKAQLTALKQKLDHLQTSLMQVQPLYDKDTLMEMKRVVDEASDAELVKKRIAECQASRESLKQKIDEAEAKLKWERPIKLEHIDDSLEFEWELKETVTQYIRLMDRKAQLDERFDHARHELDEAEAALTGLKEQQVRQRGAEDDVNGTRTKEKPKHLWAWLFRGLIAFDAVILFVLFLMTEWWITFLFAGFSAFLFFVIYPFIQMNLMKKGSGGGGSDSFQVQEASAETLMRQKELLYERIIRQYEDWERELEPVQQLIEEKKRRLGLSSELSFLVEAFHILKQLKMNTAAYEELHREIDALTDRQSIYERRISKLSSIPQIKEGTIQENISAFQEILKDEAKREKERQTLHVSIQHAMQQLTTLEGEIQYYEKQTDELFRQVEAESKEDYQMLSHLSKEYRERLSELQQLNQELHRSGCFDEEEWIVRKGLPLLKEECAEAKQHLHDVQLNAENMEKRLAELAVEIRQIEASGTVSDLTHQLATEQEHAKHLAKKWAAIQLVRSVIREKLNEHKETRLPALLQTASSFIQPLTNDRYEAILFSAEDDLLMVKRTDGRIFRPEELSQATCEQIYLAIRFALALSHQQDCQLPFMMDDSFVHFDHVRLGRVLEMMNELTRFETQLFYFTCHEHIKQAAEDGQITSLAVE; this is encoded by the coding sequence ATGAAAATACGTTCACTCCATATCGCCCATTTTGGGAAATTTTCAAATCGGACGTTTCACTTTTCTGATGACGGTTTTCAGCTAGTTTACGGCCTGAATGAATCGGGGAAAACGACATTGAAGGCATTTATTGAATCGATGTTATTTGGTTTTTCGAAAAACAAGGTGTACAAGACGAAACAGGGTACTTTTTATGGCGGTTCCCTTACTTGCCACGATGATGAATTAGGCGTCATTCATATTGAGAGAACATCCGATCGAGGCGGTCAGGCACAGGTGTTTTTACAGAATGGTGAAGTGAAAGACGAAGCTTTTCTACGGACCCTTTTAAAAGGGACAGATCACAGATTATACGAATCAATTTATTCATTTGATGTGTTTGGCCTGCAAAATGTCCAAGCCTTAAATCAAGATCAAATAGGCGAATTTCTTCTTTTTTCAAGTTTATTTGGCTCAGATGCGGCGACCAAGATGGATAGTAGGCTGTTAAAGCAGCAGGAGCAGCTGTTTAAACCAAATGGGCGCAAGCCGGAATTAAATCAGCAGCTTGATCGTTTAAAAGAACTGACAGGTCAATTGAAACAAGCGAAATTGGTAGAAGGCGGCTATACCGAAAAGAAACAGGAGCAATCTGAATTATCGGAGACAATCGAAAAACTTCAGCATGAAATGAAGAACGCAGAAGGACACATTCAGAAACTGACTGAATCCATACGAGTCTATCCTATGATTGAGAAAAAAGTGGAGTTGAAAAAGGAATTAGCCCGTTATCCAGACCGTGTTAAACGATTTAGAGCAGAAACAGAGCATGAGCTGGATAAACTAGAATCACATCTTCATCCGAAAAAGGCTCAATTGACTGCACTGAAGCAGAAGTTAGATCATTTGCAAACCTCACTCATGCAAGTTCAACCGCTCTATGACAAGGATACCTTGATGGAGATGAAACGAGTTGTAGATGAAGCATCTGATGCTGAGCTTGTGAAAAAGCGCATAGCAGAGTGTCAAGCCAGCCGTGAGTCATTGAAACAAAAAATAGACGAAGCGGAAGCAAAGCTTAAATGGGAGCGCCCGATAAAGCTTGAGCACATCGACGATTCGCTTGAATTTGAGTGGGAATTAAAGGAGACTGTGACTCAATACATCCGTCTCATGGACAGAAAGGCGCAGTTAGATGAACGATTTGATCACGCAAGACATGAGCTAGACGAAGCAGAAGCCGCTCTAACAGGATTAAAGGAACAGCAAGTCAGGCAGCGCGGGGCAGAAGATGATGTGAATGGAACAAGAACGAAAGAGAAACCGAAACATTTATGGGCATGGTTATTCCGAGGCTTGATCGCATTTGATGCTGTGATTCTATTCGTTCTATTCTTAATGACAGAATGGTGGATCACGTTTTTATTTGCGGGATTTTCTGCTTTTCTCTTCTTTGTCATTTATCCATTCATCCAAATGAACCTCATGAAAAAAGGAAGCGGTGGAGGGGGCTCTGACTCCTTTCAAGTGCAAGAAGCTTCAGCTGAAACACTTATGAGGCAGAAGGAGCTTCTGTACGAAAGAATCATTCGGCAATATGAAGATTGGGAGCGAGAGCTGGAACCTGTCCAGCAGCTAATAGAGGAAAAGAAAAGACGGCTGGGCTTGTCGTCTGAGCTTTCTTTTCTTGTAGAAGCCTTCCATATCCTAAAACAATTAAAAATGAATACAGCGGCATATGAGGAGCTTCATCGCGAAATAGACGCGCTTACCGACCGGCAATCGATATATGAGCGCAGAATTTCAAAATTAAGCAGTATCCCTCAAATAAAAGAAGGAACCATTCAGGAGAATATCTCAGCCTTTCAAGAGATATTGAAAGATGAGGCGAAAAGAGAAAAAGAACGACAGACATTGCACGTATCCATTCAACATGCGATGCAGCAGCTCACGACACTAGAAGGTGAAATTCAATATTACGAAAAACAAACTGATGAGCTTTTTCGTCAAGTAGAAGCAGAGTCCAAAGAAGATTACCAGATGCTTTCTCATCTATCAAAAGAATACCGGGAACGACTTTCTGAGCTACAGCAGCTGAATCAAGAGCTTCATAGAAGCGGTTGTTTTGATGAGGAGGAATGGATTGTTCGCAAAGGACTACCTCTCCTTAAGGAGGAGTGTGCAGAAGCAAAGCAGCACCTTCATGACGTTCAATTGAATGCGGAGAATATGGAAAAGCGTTTAGCAGAACTAGCGGTGGAAATCCGGCAAATAGAAGCTTCTGGAACGGTGTCTGATTTGACTCATCAGCTTGCCACAGAGCAGGAGCATGCGAAGCACCTCGCAAAAAAATGGGCGGCGATTCAGCTTGTCCGCTCCGTCATACGTGAAAAACTGAATGAACATAAAGAAACTAGATTGCCTGCATTGCTACAAACAGCCTCTAGTTTTATTCAACCGTTAACAAATGATCGTTATGAAGCGATTTTATTTTCAGCTGAAGATGACTTGCTCATGGTGAAAAGAACGGATGGACGAATATTCCGTCCAGAGGAGCTTTCGCAGGCAACGTGTGAACAGATCTATCTGGCGATCCGTTTTGCGCTTGCTTTGTCTCATCAGCAAGATTGCCAGCTTCCGTTTATGATGGATGACAGCTTTGTTCATTTCGATCACGTTCGTCTAGGCAGAGTGCTGGAGATGATGAACGAGCTCACACGTTTTGAAACACAGCTTTTTTATTTCACCTGTCATGAGCATATAAAACAAGCAGCAGAAGATGGACAGATTACGAGTTTAGCTGTTGAATGA
- a CDS encoding DUF3267 domain-containing protein, which translates to MNCWKTINLEKDYGYTRLMISAISLTIFFFIMAFLCFQLTHPETRLSSHNAPLFAVLLLVTLLVHRVVHLIPVMKNKKKMTLFKRNCWQRVPKKVMILSLLSPFCVISPVYFMLGVAFPTYAHYFIIIASIHAGYCLPDFLFAWKLLKAPKSCIIDQAQDEFDILVDQTSSS; encoded by the coding sequence ATGAATTGTTGGAAGACCATTAATCTTGAAAAGGATTATGGTTATACGAGACTGATGATTTCAGCAATAAGTCTTACTATCTTTTTTTTCATTATGGCTTTTTTATGTTTTCAACTGACTCATCCTGAAACGAGACTAAGCAGCCACAACGCACCACTTTTTGCTGTGCTTTTACTTGTGACATTGCTTGTCCACCGTGTAGTTCACTTGATCCCAGTGATGAAAAACAAGAAAAAAATGACGTTATTTAAACGAAATTGCTGGCAGCGCGTGCCTAAGAAGGTGATGATACTATCACTACTCAGCCCATTTTGTGTGATCTCACCGGTTTACTTTATGTTAGGCGTGGCGTTTCCAACGTACGCACACTATTTTATCATCATCGCAAGTATTCATGCAGGCTATTGTTTGCCTGACTTTTTATTTGCATGGAAACTGCTCAAAGCACCTAAATCCTGCATCATCGATCAAGCTCAGGACGAGTTTGATATTTTAGTTGACCAAACATCCTCATCATGA